The proteins below come from a single Tachysurus fulvidraco isolate hzauxx_2018 chromosome 13, HZAU_PFXX_2.0, whole genome shotgun sequence genomic window:
- the LOC113652650 gene encoding ATP-sensitive inward rectifier potassium channel 1-like — protein MTRTLAQLVRDYLEERRIHRNRLVTKDGHCNIEYGHLRYSNRFAYLLDLWTTVLELRMSFVMILFTASFLLCWFIFSLLWYWIAYSNGDLWWQNPSPDHTPCVINVYGLTTAFLYSLTTQMTVGYSIRVITPLCPDAITLLVIQTLIGTIIKSFWCGIIISKFSLPKKRAKTIHFSETAVISPKNDALCLQVRVANLRKTLMVGSHIYGKLLRTTVTPEGETIIMDQIKIDFLVDAGKDNLFFACPLTLYHVIDKTSPFYEMAVDTLQQQEFELVVFLDATDESTNFFCQVRTSYIPREIMWGYDFFPIISRSKDGTYCVDFSEFARVVPILTPHCAHCFNNETAHNYDLRYNTDDQGLNGRQSSVNLRRVHLNI, from the coding sequence ATGACACGTACATTGGCACAGTTGGTCAGAGACTACTTGGAGGAGCGCCGGATTCACCGAAACCGCCTAGTGACTAAAGATGGTCATTGCAATATAGAATATGGTCATTTGAGGTACAGCAATCGCTTTGCTTACCTACTAGACTTATGGACCACCGTCTTGGAGCTCCGAATGAGCTTTGTCATGATCTTATTTAcagcttcttttcttctctgctgGTTCATTTTTTCACTTCTCTGGTATTGGATTGCCTACAGTAATGGAGATTTGTGGTGGCAGAACCCTTCACCTGACCATACTCCTTGTGTAATTAATGTCTACGGTTTGACCACTGCCTTCCTTTATTCCCTAACGACCCAGATGACTGTTGGATACAGTATCCGAGTCATCACTCCATTGTGCCCAGATGCCATCACCCTTCTCGTTATCCAGACTTTAATTGGTACAATCATTAAAAGCTTCTGGTGTGGAATCATTATTTCCAAATTTTCCTTGCCTaagaaaagagcaaaaacaatcCATTTTAGTGAAACAGCTGTAATCTCCCCCAAAAACGATGCCCTCTGTTTGCAGGTCAGAGTGGCCAACCTTCGCAAAACTTTAATGGTTGGAAGTCACATCTATGGAAAATTGCTTAGAACGACTGTCACCCCTGAAGGTGAGACTATCATTATGGATCAGATCAAGATTGATTTTTTAGTCGATGCTGGAAAAGACAACTTGTTTTTTGCATGCCCTTTGACCCTGTATCATGTGATTGACAAGACAAGCCCATTTTATGAGATGGCAGTGGACACACTGCAACAGCAAGAATTTGAGCTTGTAGTATTTCTGGATGCTACCGATGAGTCCACCAATTTCTTTTGCCAGGTCAGAACGTCATACATTCCTCGAGAGATCATGTGGGGTTatgattttttccccatcaTCAGCCGGAGCAAGGACGGAACATACTGCGTGGACTTTTCTGAGTTTGCTAGAGTTGTACCCATACTAACACCGCATTGTGCACATTGCTTCAACAATGAGACAGCCCATAATTATGACCTCAGATACAACACTGATGATCAAGGACTAAACGGTAGACAATCATCTGTAAATTTACGACGTGTTCACCTAAACATTTAA
- the LOC113652719 gene encoding ATP-sensitive inward rectifier potassium channel 1-like: MTRTLPEFLREYLDKRRIHQNRLVTKDGHCNIAYGSVKHSQLFIYFLDFWTTLMEMRWRFVIFLFGASFVFAWFFFGLFWYWAAFANGDLTWQNPPAGHNPCVVNLFDMKGAFLQSIETQMSIGYGYRQLTPYCPSTLTIFTIQCVFGTVIICFWCGVIMTKVARGKKRARTFSFSKMAVISSQKGSLCLQIRVANMRKSLMVGSQIYGKLLKTTVTPEGETIIMDQIRIDFIVDAGKDNLFFVCPLTLYHIIDESSPFFQMTVDTLHQQEFELVVFLDGTAESTSSSCQVRTSYLPKEIMWGYEFLPIISRSKEGKYHIDFSNFAKVAPVATPPCASQFAKPPGGFHRYDTQIDSLRFQQME, from the coding sequence ATGACACGCACCTTACCAGAATTCCTCAGAGAATACCTGGATAAGCGCAGGATTCACCAAAATCGTTTGGTGACCAAAGATGGCCACTGCAACATTGCATATGGCAGTGTGAAACACAGCCAATTATTCATTTACTTCCTAGATTTCTGGACCACCTTAATGGAAATGCGCTGGCGTTTTGTCATCTTTCTCTTTGGCGCCTCCTTTGTGTTTGCCTGGTTCTTCTTCGGACTATTCTGGTATTGGGCTGCTTTTGCTAATGGTGACCTAACCTGGCAAAACCCACCTGCTGGCCATAACCCTTGTGTAGTAAATCTTTTTGATATGAAAGGTGCCTTCCTTCAGTCTATAGAGACTCAGATGTCCATTGGTTATGGCTATCGACAACTCACCCCATATTGCCCTAGTACCCTCACCATTTTCACAATTCAGTGTGTCTTTGGGACAGTGATTATCTGCTTTTGGTGTGGGGTGATAATGACTAAAGTTGCAAGAGGCAAAAAAAGAGCCAGAACCTTCAGTTTTAGCAAGATGGCAGTTATATCTTCTCAAAAGGGCAGTCTCTGTTTACAGATACGAGTGGCCAATATGCGCAAATCTCTCATGGTTGGGAGTCAGATCTATGGCAAACTTCTTAAGACAACCGTCACTCCTGAAGGTGAGACCATTATAATGGACCAGATCAGGATAGATTTCATTGTAGATGCTGGAAAGGACAATCTTTTCTTTGTCTGCCCTTTGACCCTGTACCACATCATTGATGAATCAAGCCCATTTTTCCAAATGACAGTAGACACCCTTCACCAGCAGGAGTTTGAGTTAGTGGTGTTTCTCGATGGCACTGCCGAGTCCACCAGCTCCTCATGCCAGGTCAGAACTTCCTACCTACCTAAAGAGATCATGTGGGGCTATGAGTTCCTCCCTATCATCTCCCGCAGCAAAGAGGGAAAGTATCATATAGATTTCTCCAACTTTGCCAAAGTGGCTCCTGTAGCTACACCACCTTGTGCTAGTCAGTTTGCCAAACCTCCAGGCGGCTTTCATCGTTACGATACTCAGATTGACAGTCTCAGGTTTCAACAGATGGAATGA
- the LOC113652510 gene encoding ATP-sensitive inward rectifier potassium channel 1-like, producing the protein MAQSLRQLFRDYLTEWRIQHNRLVTKEGHCNIEYSNVRYKNWSGFILDFWTTLVEIHWTFLMFFFVASFILTWFVFSLFWYCVGGTNGDLWWQNPSANHSACVTNVYDLTTAFMFSLETQTFIAYGMRAITTLCPGAIAIYVFQVILGTIIPCFWGGVVMAKVSLPKRRAKAIMFSKMAVICSRQDTLCLKIRVANLRKSLMIGTQIYGKFIKTTTTTEGETIIMDQVNIDFSVETGKDNLFFISPLTLYHVIDQKSPFFDITVETLQNQDFELVVFMDSVAEYTSIFCQVRTSYMPMEIKWGYQFLPIIFRTKEGKYHVDFSNFEKVIRMETPDCAYFHNEKLQQHSGDGIDNEGFDCDL; encoded by the coding sequence ATGGCACAATCTCTTCGCCAGTTGTTCAGAGATTATCTAACTGAGTGGCGGATTCAGCATAACCGCCTGGTCACTAAAGAAGGCCATTGCAACATTGAGTATTCTAATGTAAGATACAAAAACTGGTCTGGTTTTATTCTAGACTTTTGGACCACTTTAGTTGAGATTCACTGGACAtttcttatgtttttctttgtggcTTCATTCATCCTTACCTGGTTTGtattttcccttttttggtACTGTGTTGGTGGTACCAATGGTGACTTATGGTGGCAAAACCCATCAGCTAACCACAGTGCATGTGTTACTAATGTCTATGACCTCACCACTGCCTTCATGTTCTCACTGGAGACACAGACTTTTATTGCCTATGGCATGCGAGCCATTACAACATTGTGTCCAGGTGCCATTGCTATCTACGTTTTCCAGGTTATTCTAGGTACTATCATTCCCTGCTTTTGGGGTGGTGTGGTAATGGCCAAAGTGTCACTGCCCAAGAGAAGAGCCAAAGCAATCATGTTTAGTAAGATGGCTGTCATCTGCTCAAGACAAGATACTCTGTGTCTAAAGATACGAGTGGCCAACCTGCGCAAATCGTTGATGATTGGAACCCAAATATACGGCAAGTTTATTAAGACAACAACCACAACTGAAGGAGAAACCATCATCATGGATCAGGTCAACATTGATTTCAGTGTAGAAACTGGGAAAGACAACCTTTTCTTCATCTCTCCATTGACTCTCTACCATGTAATAGACCAAAAGAGTCCATTCTTTGATATAACAGTGGAGACCCTTCAGAATCAGGACTTTGAGCTTGTAGTGTTTATGGACAGTGTTGCTGAATACACCAGTATCTTTTGCCAAGTGAGGACTTCCTACATGCCTATGGAGATCAAGTGGGGCTACCAATTCCTCCCTATTATCTTCCGCACCAAAGAGGGGAAGTATCATGTGGACTTCTCAAACTTTGAAAAAGTTATACGCATGGAAACACCAGACTGTGCTTACTTTCATAATGAGAAACTTCAACAACACTCTGGAGATGGCATTGACAATGAAGGCTTTGACTGTGATTTGTGA
- the LOC113652713 gene encoding ATP-sensitive inward rectifier potassium channel 1-like produces MAQSIGQYFKDYLNEWRIQHNRLVTKEGHCNIEYSNIRYKYWISYLLDIWTTLVEIHWTLLMFFFVASFILSWFVFGVLWYWVGGTNGDLWWQNPSNNTTVCVIGVYDLTTAFLYSVETQSFIAYGTRVITTFCPGAIAIYVFQVILATIITCFWGGVLMAKVSLPKRRAKTIMFSKMAVICSRQDTLCLKIRVANLRKSLMIGTQIYGKFIKTTTTTEGETIIMDQVNIDFSVETGKDNLFFISPLTLYHVIDQKSPFFDITVENLQNQDFELVVFMDSVAEYTSFSCQVRTSYMPMEIKWGYQFLPIISRSKPGKYRVDFSNFAKIMPMETPHCGYCFHNEKAHHQNSRDGTDNQGFECD; encoded by the coding sequence ATGGCACAGAGTATTGGACAATATTTCAAAGACTATCTGAATGAGTGGCGGATTCAGCATAACCGCCTGGTCACTAAAGAAGGCCATTGCAACATTGAGTATTCCAACATAAGGTACAAATACTGGATCAGTTACCTACTAGACATTTGGACCACTTTAGTTGAGATCCACTGGACATTgcttatgtttttctttgtggcTTCATTCATTCTTAGCTGGTTTGTATTTGGCGTTTTATGGTACTGGGTTGGTGGTACCAATGGTGACTTATGGTGGCAAAACCCATCAAATAACACCACTGTATGTGTTATTGGTGTCTATGACCTCACCACTGCCTTCCTGTACTCAGTGGAGACACAGTCTTTTATTGCCTATGGCACACGAGTCATTACTACGTTCTGCCCAGGTGCCATTGCTATTTACGTTTTCCAGGTTATTCTTGCTACTATCATAACCTGCTTTTGGGGTGGAGTGTTAATGGCCAAAGTGTCGCTGCCCAAGAGAAGAGCCAAAACAATCATGTTTAGTAAGATGGCTGTCATCTGCTCGAGACAAGATACTCTGTGTCTAAAGATACGAGTGGCCAACCTGCGCAAATCGTTGATGATTGGAACCCAAATATACGGCAAGTTTATTAAGACAACAACCACAACTGAAGGAGAAACCATCATCATGGATCAGGTCAACATCGATTTCAGTGTAGAAACTGGGAAAGACAACCTCTTTTTCATCTCTCCATTGACTCTCTACCATGTAATAGACCAAAAGAGTCCATTCTTTGATATAACAGTGGAGAACCTTCAGAATCAGGACTTTGAGCTTGTAGTGTTTATGGACAGTGTTGCTGAATACACCAGTTTCTCTTGCCAAGTGAGGACTTCCTACATGCCTATGGAGATCAAGTGGGGCTACCAATTCCTCCCTATTATCTCACGCAGCAAACCAGGAAAGTATCGTGTAGACTTCTCGAACTTTGCTAAAATTATGCCAATGGAAACACCACACTGTGGTTACTGCTTTCACAATGAGAAAGCGCATCATCAAAACTCCAGAGATGGCACTGACAATCAGGGCTTTGAGTGtgattaa
- the LOC113652677 gene encoding ATP-sensitive inward rectifier potassium channel 1-like yields the protein MTRTLPQLVREYLANRQIHKNRLVTKNGHCNIAYGSVKQSHFFIHLLDFWTTLMDMRWRFVIFLFGASLVFGWFFFGLFWYWAAFANGDLTWQNPPAGHKPCVENLFDMKGSFLQAIETQMSIGYGYRLITPYCRSALTIFTIQCVFGTVIICFWCGVIMTKVARGKKRSRTISFSKMAVISSQKGSLCLQIRVANMRKSLMVGSQIYGKLLKTTVTPEGETIIMDQIRIDFIVDAGKDNLFFVCPLTLYHIIDESSPFFQMTVDTLHQQEFELVVFLDGTAESTSSSCQVRTSYLPKEIMWGYEFLPIISRSKEGKYHIDFSNFAKVAPVATPPCASQFAKPPDGFHDTETDYNRFQEMEVKDQFCATSL from the coding sequence ATGACACGCACCTTACCACAGTTGGTCAGAGAATACCTGGCCAACCGCCAGATTCACAAAAATCGTTTGGTTACCAAAAATGGCCACTGCAACATTGCATATGGCAGTGTGAAACAAAGCCATTTTTTCATCCACCTCCTAGATTTCTGGACCACCTTAATGGATATGCGCTGGCGTTTTGTCATCTTTCTCTTTGGAGCCTCCTTAGTGTTTGGCTGGTTCTTCTTCGGATTATTCTGGTATTGGGCTGCTTTTGCTAATGGTGACCTAACCTGGCAAAACCCACCTGCTGGCCATAAACCTTGTGTAGAAAATCTTTTTGATATGAAAGGCTCCTTCCTTCAGGCTATAGAGACTCAGATGTCCATTGGTTATGGTTATCGACTCATCACCCCATATTGCCGTAGCGCTCTGACCATTTTCACAATTCAGTGTGTCTTTGGGACAGTGATTATCTGCTTTTGGTGTGGGGTGATAATGACTAAAGTTGCAAGAGGCAAAAAAAGATCCAGAACCATCAGTTTTAGCAAGATGGCAGTTATATCTTCTCAAAAGGGCAGTCTCTGTTTACAGATACGAGTGGCCAATATGCGCAAATCTCTCATGGTTGGGAGTCAGATCTATGGCAAACTTCTTAAGACAACCGTCACTCCTGAAGGTGAGACCATTATAATGGACCAGATCAGGATAGATTTCATTGTAGACGCTGGAAAGGACAATCTATTCTTTGTCTGCCCTTTGACCCTGTACCACATCATTGATGAATCAAGCCCATTTTTCCAAATGACAGTAGACACCCTTCACCAGCAGGAGTTTGAGTTAGTGGTGTTTCTCGATGGCACTGCCGAGTCCACCAGCTCCTCATGCCAGGTCAGAACTTCCTACCTACCTAAAGAGATCATGTGGGGCTATGAGTTCCTCCCTATCATCTCCCGCAGCAAAGAGGGAAAGTATCATATAGATTTCTCCAACTTTGCCAAAGTGGCTCCTGTAGCTACACCACCTTGTGCTAGTCAGTTTGCCAAACCTCCAGACGGCTTTCACGATACTGAGACTGATTATAACAGGTTTCAAGAGATGGAAGTTAAAGACCAGTTCTGTGCTACCAGTTTGTAA